CCTTTGCAGTTGAACCTACAGCTGATGCCATTGTTGAAACGGATGAAACGGTAATTGTCTCCATGGACAATGTGGTCCCTGCTGAAGTTTTGACTTCAGATATAGATATAGCAGATACTGGTACAGTTACTATCATCAATGACGACATAGATTCGATTAGTATTGATGATGTTTCTCAGGTTGAGCTGGATACAGGCACTTCACTCTTTACCTTTACGGTAAGTGTTGACGGGGGTGGCAATGCAGCAAACAACATTAGTTTTACATGGAATACCGGGGATGGCACTGCAAGTGTCGCCGGAGGAGATTATATACAGGTAGTAGGAGGAAATGGGGCAATTGGCGCGGGAAGTAATAGCACCACTATCGATGTTACCGTAAATGGTGATATCAACACAGAAACAGACGAAACATTTTTTGTAATTCTTAGCAATCCCGTTAATGCAGTTTTAAATGATAATTTAGGGCAGGGTCTAATTCTTAATGATGATATTCCCCCTGTATGTAATGCAGGAAATACACCTCCGGAACCTACAGGTATATCAACCTTGTTTTGTGACGTAATAAATCAGGACCTGAACGAATATACCAACAGTACCCCTCCTGCAGGTACAAGCTTAACCTGGAGTGCGAATCCGGATCCTTTGGTAACCAATGCCCATATCACCAATACCGTTGTGTCGATTCCGGGAACATATTACGGTTTTTTCTATGATGACGTCAACGACTGTGCAAGTCCTTTATTAGAAATTACCCTCGTTTTAAATCAGACCCCGATTTTCGACTCACTGGTACCTGATGCAATATGCGGTTCGGGATCCCTAACACTGCAAGCTTTTGCCTCAACACCAGATTCTAGTGATCCGGATATAAATTGGTTTGATGCTTCATCAGGCGGTAACCTGATAGCAACAGGAGATACCTTTGTGACTCCTGTAATCAATACAACGACAACCTATTATGTGGAAGCTACTGCCAACGGTTGCACCTCTGAACGTGAAGCCGTAACTGCCACCGTGAACAACGTACCGAATACAGGTGTGCCTTCTGATGGTTTTTCCTGTAATGATGCTATCAACGGTCCTACCTCCCTTGACCTCGATAATCAATTGAGCGGAGAAGATGAAGGATTCTGGACAATCACCACCGACCCCTCAGGAGGTGCAATAACTATAGACGGGCAGAACAGTGTTGATTTTGAAGGTCAGCCGGCCGGAGTCTACGAATTTACCTTTACTACTACAGGGGCACAACCACCTTGTCCTAATGATTCGGTCTCCATTTCCATAACAGTGACGGATTGTGCAGTAGATTCTGATAATGACGGCCTTACTGACGGGCAGGAGGGTGTTCTTGGTACCGATCCTAATGACCCTGACACAGACGATGACGGTCTGGAAGATGGGGAGGAAGTATTAAACGGGAGTGATCCTTTGGATCCTTGCGATCCGGTGTTGTCCTTAGATTGTAATCCTGATCCCATCGACCTTGAGATCATAAAAACAGCAGACAGAACCCAAGCCCTTTCAGGAGAACAAGTGGTCTTTACCATAGAAGTGAACAACCTCACTTCAGACAGGGTCATT
This DNA window, taken from Muriicola soli, encodes the following:
- a CDS encoding gliding motility-associated C-terminal domain-containing protein; translation: MERDLIAGLIKLSLRNFFWNPSFLAGFFMFFGFIGYGQNISIDDVSQTEGTNLVFTVSIDTPFLTDTTIDFTTNDGTASVSDSDYTADVDQLTIPGLTLSGTITVVTGVDSKVESDETITVVLSNPSQGNLIDDTGVGTILNDDAATVSIGDIGGNEDTGTITVSVSLDNEVQGGFTLDASTADGTATLADSDYTAVVSETLTFTGLAGETVTFAVEPTADAIVETDETVIVSMDNVVPAEVLTSDIDIADTGTVTIINDDIDSISIDDVSQVELDTGTSLFTFTVSVDGGGNAANNISFTWNTGDGTASVAGGDYIQVVGGNGAIGAGSNSTTIDVTVNGDINTETDETFFVILSNPVNAVLNDNLGQGLILNDDIPPVCNAGNTPPEPTGISTLFCDVINQDLNEYTNSTPPAGTSLTWSANPDPLVTNAHITNTVVSIPGTYYGFFYDDVNDCASPLLEITLVLNQTPIFDSLVPDAICGSGSLTLQAFASTPDSSDPDINWFDASSGGNLIATGDTFVTPVINTTTTYYVEATANGCTSEREAVTATVNNVPNTGVPSDGFSCNDAINGPTSLDLDNQLSGEDEGFWTITTDPSGGAITIDGQNSVDFEGQPAGVYEFTFTTTGAQPPCPNDSVSISITVTDCAVDSDNDGLTDGQEGVLGTDPNDPDTDDDGLEDGEEVLNGSDPLDPCDPVLSLDCNPDPIDLEIIKTADRTQALSGEQVVFTIEVNNLTSDRVIDIEVEDLLDINSGFMYVSHTESEGTYDAGTGLWQISELLDSESATLIIIATISEELTTFVTLRNTAIITSSVPLDINPDNDSSFVEIEASPEIPEDCGLEFNQFSPNGDGINDFLVVNCIELFPNNTLQIFDRYGNQVFSAAGYDNSWDGTGKNGALPKGTYYYILGIEGVDEVRKGWIQILR